A part of Drosophila ananassae strain 14024-0371.13 chromosome 2R, ASM1763931v2, whole genome shotgun sequence genomic DNA contains:
- the LOC6507722 gene encoding uncharacterized protein LOC6507722, which translates to MKLAKKCSTYLVICLVLLACCMPETEATRRVNRGRRTLTRRYFTGLAIPGWALIVCIALAELLIGGALYFILKKVILDTEPDDKAASYTPAPTTYTPAQTHDPETVTPQPAQVTPTPTHATAIA; encoded by the exons ATGAAGTTGGCTAAGAAGTGCTCCACCTACTTGGTGATTTGCCTGG tGCTGCTGGCTTGTTGCATGCCGGAAACGGAGGCCACGCGACGTGTGAACCGCGGTCGTCGCACCCTCACCCGCAGATACTTCA CCGGCCTTGCCATTCCCGGGTGGGCTCTGATAGTGTGTATTGCCTTGGCGGAGCTCCTGATTGGCGGTGCCCTCTACTTTATCCTGAAGAAGGTGATCCTGGATACGGAGCCCGACGACAAGGCAGCTTCGTACACGCCCGCCCCCACCACCTACACTCCGGCGCAGACCCATGACCCGGAGACCGTGACTCCCCAGCCCGCGCAAGTGACACCCACGCCCACGCACGCCACTGCAATCGCCTAA
- the LOC6507721 gene encoding uncharacterized protein LOC6507721 yields the protein MKFFVIAFAVIAAASAASIATDYLPPVDNNLEAASEVVELSADQGALADDGYRYKTVRRLKLRHRRDVNELPSGEYLPPVEAASEEIAVETPLADDGYRYKTVRRVIRRRRDVNELPSGEYLPPVEAASEEIAVETPLADDGYRYKTVRRVIRRRRDVNELPSGEYLPPVEEVAVAPAATEESAVLADDGYRYKTVRRVIRRRRDVNELPSAEYLPPVEAASEEIAVETPLADDGYRYKTVRRVIRRRRDVNELPSGEYLPPVEEVAVAPAATEESAVLADDGYRYKTVRRVIRRRRDVNELPSAEYLPPVEAASEEVAVETPLADDGYRYKTVRRVIRRRRDVNELSAEYLPPVEEASEAIAVETPLADDGYRYKTVRRVIRRRRDVNELPSAEYLPPVEEAAASAVIDVPAEPTVLAADGYRYKTVRRLKLRRH from the exons ATG AAATTCTTCGTCATTGCCTTTGCTGTGATCGCAGCTGCTTCGGCGGCTTCTATTGCCACGGATTACCTGCCACCCGTGGACAACAACCTGGAGGCTGCCTCCGAGGTGGTGGAGCTTTCCGCCGACCAGGGCGCCCTTGCCGATGATGGATACCGCTACAAGACCGTGCGCCGCCTCAAGCTCCGCCACCGCCGCGATGTGAACGAGCTGCCCTCTGGCGAGTACCTGCCCCCTGTTGAGGCTGCTTCTGAGGAGATTGCTGTCGAGACCCCCCTGGCTGATGATGGCTACCGTTACAAGACCGTCCGCCGTGTGATCCGTCGTCGTCGTGACGTCAACGAGCTGCCCTCTGGCGAGTACCTGCCCCCTGTTGAGGCTGCTTCTGAGGAGATTGCCGTCGAGACCCCCCTGGCTGATGATGGCTACCGTTACAAGACCGTCCGCCGTGTGATCCGTCGTCGTCGTGACGTGAACGAGCTGCCCTCCGGAGAGTACCTGCCCCCAGTTGAGGAGGTCGCTGTTGCCCCCGCCGCCACTGAGGAGTCCGCTGTCCTGGCTGATGATGGTTACCGCTACAAGACTGTCCGCCGTGTGATCCGTCGTCGTCGTGACGTCAACGAGCTGCCTTCTGCCGAATACCTGCCCCCTGTGGAGGCTGCTTCTGAGGAGATTGCCGTCGAGACCCCCCTGGCTGATGATGGCTACCGTTACAAGACCGTCCGCCGTGTGATCCGTCGTCGTCGTGACGTCAACGAGCTGCCCTCCGGAGAGTACCTGCCCCCAGTTGAGGAGGTCGCTGTTGCCCCCGCCGCCACCGAGGAGTCCGCTGTCCTGGCTGATGATGGTTACCGCTACAAGACCGTCCGCCGTGTGATCCGTCGTCGTCGTGACGTCAACGAGCTGCCTTCTGCCGAATACCTGCCCCCTGTGGAGGCTGCTTCCGAGGAGGTTGCCGTCGAGACTCCCCTGGCTGATGATGGATACCGTTACAAGACCGTCCGCCGAGTGATCCGTCGCCGCCGTGATGTCAACGAGCTGTCTGCTGAGTATCTGCCCCCCGTTGAGGAGGCATCCGAGGCTATTGCCGTCGAGACTCCCCTGGCTGATGATGGCTACCGTTACAAGACCGTCCGCCGTGTGATCCGTCGCCGCCGTGATGTCAACGAGCTGCCCTCTGCTGAGTACCTGCCCCCTGTTGAGGAGGCCGCCGCTTCCGCCGTCATCGATGTGCCCGCCGAGCCCACCGTCCTGGCCGCCGATGGATACCGTTACAAGACCGTCCGTCGCCTGAAGCTCCGCCGTCACTAA